CCTTAAGTGTTTCTTTACTACCAACAAATGTACATGCCAGCATTTGACTGGCCTGTTCTTCTTCATATACATCCCATACCGTATCCATATTGTCAACAGGAGGCTGTAACAACTTGCGCTTTCCGGTAACAATCCCCAGAAATAGCTGGTAAAGCGAAGTCACCAGGCGGTTTGCTTCTGCATCAGTATCTGCGGCAACAACATTTACACAAGCCAGTACATAAGGCTCACTCAGGTGAACAGATGGTTTAAAGTTTTGTCTGTATAGATTAATCGCCGTGATGAATTGCGCCGGAGCAAAGTGGCTGGCAAAGGCATAAGGTAAACCCATTGCAGCTGCCAAACGTGCGCTATCAGTACTTGAGCCCAGTATCCAAATCGGGATATCCAACCCTTCGCCAGGGATAGCCCTTACATGACTGTTGCTGTTCTCAGCAGATAAGTAGGTCTGTAATTTCACAACCTCCCTTGGGAAATCCTGTGCAGCCTGAAAACGCAAATCACCTCTTATCGCTGCTGCGGTAAGCTGATCTGTACCCGGAGCCCTGCCCAATCCCAAATCAATACGTCCGGGATATAAAGATGCCAGTGTACCAAATTGCTCGGCAATAATTAAAGGCGAATGGTTTGGCAGCATGATACCGCCTGAACCCACCCTGATGGTTTTGGTTCCACCGGCAATATGTCCAATCACTACAGAAGTGGCAGAACTTGCCACGCTAACCATATTATGGTGCTCAGCCAGCCAGTAACGATTGTATCCCCAACCTTCTACATGTTGGGCCAGATCTAAACTGTTTTTAAAAGTATCGGCAGGTGTTTTGCCTTCTATTACTGTTGCGAGGTCGAGTACGGAATAAGGAATGTTTTTGAGCAGTGTTTTCATCTTAACACAAAACTACATTCCACGGTTAGTATATTCCTTATATCTGAAACGATATGACTTTAAACCTACATCATTATGAAATTCAAATGAAATACCCGAAATTGAACATAAATTACCTACCCATGGAATCCAACGATGTAAGAATTTCCCGTAAGAAGCCCATATTCCCGGTATCGCCTGCCTTACAGAAATACCTTAAAGTCTATCAGCGGGAATCTAAACTACCTATTACTTATGATGACCTGCTGATGTTTAGTGAGGCTTTTCCCATTATGGACAAGGATGGTAAGGATTCGTTATGGGAAGCTCCAATTTATGCAAACGACAGGATTGCAGACCTGCACAATGGCTTAAAAATAGTGTATGCCAACTTAAAGGCCTCAGGCAATTTGCGTATTGTACAGCATAAATACATCGATAAGATTGAATACTGCACCTTTGGTAACACACATCCTTTCAGAGTGAGGATTGTAAACCGCT
This is a stretch of genomic DNA from Candidatus Pedobacter colombiensis. It encodes these proteins:
- a CDS encoding LLM class flavin-dependent oxidoreductase, whose translation is MKTLLKNIPYSVLDLATVIEGKTPADTFKNSLDLAQHVEGWGYNRYWLAEHHNMVSVASSATSVVIGHIAGGTKTIRVGSGGIMLPNHSPLIIAEQFGTLASLYPGRIDLGLGRAPGTDQLTAAAIRGDLRFQAAQDFPREVVKLQTYLSAENSNSHVRAIPGEGLDIPIWILGSSTDSARLAAAMGLPYAFASHFAPAQFITAINLYRQNFKPSVHLSEPYVLACVNVVAADTDAEANRLVTSLYQLFLGIVTGKRKLLQPPVDNMDTVWDVYEEEQASQMLACTFVGSKETLKADLQQFVDQTGVNEIMATSHIFDHQARLRSYELLAEVFKA